CTTAATTCTATtccaaccaaatttggtgacttttcttaagatcttattgcaaacatttcgATACACAGTATAAtgtagctatatttgatattgctggttgccatggcaaccataaactgaccaccatgtcagtcagattttgcatttttgtttctgttccaATTCAAGATAAAAATATTACAGGGTATGAAATGGGCATTTCTTgcctgaaatttgctgaagaagcaaaatgtgaagtagtTATGGTCCTGAAATGGTTTCcttatcatttcctttgtttttctgtgacataggcataaaaacaatagatatgagagataattgaaaacaacagTATTTTTTGAATATTGCCCTTCTAGTTTGTGTCATTTTTATTCCCCCACCAAAGTTATGCCTGTTATATCATCTGTATCaaattatcaatctgcaaactctaattccaatattatgcaaatatgaaaaaagtgACGATCATATACCCAAAACATTTCACCTCAGGTCTCATTGTGTATTTCCGTATGTTGTTATGAATAGTACCCCCATCGGTGACCATAAGAAAtttcaacaataacaaataacaaaatttcacttgTTTATCGtttttggcaaatatgaaagtaattggtctatgataagaccTATAAACTGGGGGATAAAAAATGCCTGAAAAAATCATGTTTgggcatatttcctatgtatttctttatattttggtaaatagcgacCTCCATGGGAGACCTTGAGAAAATATAGTCATGTATCGTATAAGTTGCACTACCCATGTGCCACACATGGGGATAATACATCAAGTAATAATAAAGTTACATGGGGGACACAATGTGCCCCCGCCAAATTGGACCTTGGAGGGGTCGAAATAGCTACACTACAGAAATTATGTTCTACATTAGTATCGGGATAATATAAGTGTCGTATGTGTTGGGAcctgtgttgccatggtaacaacataatatcatgattatgtaaacGGTATACTATGACAATAGATGAGGAAAATATTGCCGATCaaagaatttcttcattttttttttcttcgagcGAAATGTTCACGATCTTATAAGCACACATTGGTGTCAGGTTGAAGGCATTTTTCGATTGTGTTGGAAGCTGCGGTACCGTAGTAATAGCATATTTTTTGTCCCCATACTAGATCAGCACGCAACCGCAACTGTGGCTCTGCAGCCTCCAAGTTTTTTATTGCTTAGTCCGTACCGTGCGTGTAGACTGAAACAATCCGAGTCGTATTGCGTTTTGTTATCACTACAAAATAATCTTATCTTCAGATTACATTACAGTATATACATcgattgattttcatgaaaaattggcTTAACTATCAATAATGACtgacatatatacatatatatatatatatatatatatatatatatatatataatgtatatatacatcgAAAGACATTAGACTGTTTAtatgcataggcctatatgtatgtattcaaaTATGTGTTATTATATATAAAACTACAATCGAACAGCGCTTCTATAATGCATcgtatttgatatatatatatgtcactGACTTTTGCTTATCATCTAGGTCCGTATCATACTCTAGACGTGGGACTGCTTGGAGGCTCAAATTATCACTAAATTACAGTTGAGCAGAGATAATGGGTTACCCATCTAGTAATGGAACCTCCCTACTCACATAGCCATGCAATCTCATCTGCAATCGCAATATCACAGCTTGAATATTCAATAGCATCATCGGTAGTCATCACtcacatcatgaatattcattacttCGTGCATTGATTGTCATACCATTGTGGGTACGAAGAAATGAAAAGCGCTTTATTGTAAATGGTGAAACAGTGTGACCTTGTCAACGCATGCAACTCTtgaaaaaataattaatatgGGAACACTGAATTGTAGGTGATGTTATGATATACAATACCATATcaataaatgcatttttatgCAGTGGACAGAATTTAGTGTCGGAATACCAAATATTGAAGCATATAGTATCCCCAGAGGGCATGGAATTCATAACGTCTAAAACGGCTACATATACGCAAAACAAATGATATGTTCAGATAATTCAGGGTCGCTAACTATGAGACTAAAATCAGAATTAATCTACAAGTAAATAAAAGCAGTCTTGCCATGatacatacaattgtagcatacatacatatcaaacaactggtggattttttttttctaggttaGTTATATTCATGGGGGTAATACATTACGTTAGGGCTCATGATAAATATATGAAGATGACCTGGCTATGATAAAGATTTAAACATTATCACACATAGTCACAACAATACTCCATAGATAATCTTAAACCATTCTGGAAATTAGGGTAATCATCTATACAagcaaaatacatataaaacgaATTAAAATTGACATTGCTTTGTGTAGCAAACAGAGTAGAGCATTGAAAACTTGTAGAAAGCTGCACAGGAATAAGgctgaagagaaaaaaatagtacaGTGTAACATAGCTAAACATCGCAAAAGACTGAAACTCACTGTCTTCTCTGACTTTAGGTAATTTCATAGAAAGAATTTGAACTATGAGACCCTGTTGAGCACTTTATCAACAACGTGTATGAGTATTTTACACCCACGCTGTCTGACGTTGGTCTGACTTTGTTATGATTAATGATAGTGTCACTCGTCCCAATGTGACTAAACTCTAAAGATAATCATTGTTCGGTAGCTGGCATGAAGTTTGCTTACCTTTAGTTGGATTTCTTCTATTCTTGGGCTTCTCTGGTTCTTATTTCTGTGTTTCTTGTGTTGCTATTAAGGAGTTTTGTTTTCCATGGATGATTAAATGGAATATTGCTTGAAATTCATTCACACAATATTTGACGAAGGTGagtattttcttctcttttttattacaATTTAGATTTCTTACTGGTTTATGTCCGTGGGTCACATTTCGATTCAAGTGATGATAACGCACCTTTCTCAAAAAAAGATGTTTGGAAGGTGAAAAGTCAGGAAATCCCAGGTCCAAACGTTTGACATCATTATAGAACATTCTCGTATGTTGTGTTTCTAACAATCAACTGTGTTATAGCAAGGTTATGTCTCGTTTTCGTCTTGCTGATCCATTTCCCTGGGCGTTGTAGTTTATCTACGTTGTAGTGTACAGTTGGCAGATTCAATCCGCTATAGGTGGCATCGAGGTTGAGCCAGTTTTGAGACTATTCAAGATTTACATACGGCAAAATCGTCACCTTCGATCCATTTTCGGGAATAGAATATTGCCTCCCTTGTTCCGTTGTATAACAGGTActcttctttgaaaaaaaaaaggggggtatTGGAAAAGATATAAGTTGCCAGTGTGTCCAAGACGATAAGCCGCGAAAACCAGTGTTATCATTTTATGTCGGTAGGCCGCTCCAGTTGGAAATACAAATTATTGCACATCCACATTTTGGGAAATTTCAGTTTGTAATAGCTGCTTTTGTCGCCCCTCAATGAccagtttgttttttcccccaggAATATTTTTGTCCCTTTTGTTAACGAAGGCAAAAGTTATTAGCGCAATGACATTAATGCTAGTCGACCGTGTAAACCGATGTATACATTAGTTGTTGCCACCTCTCCCAAAGAAGCGTCTAATTCCGTTGACAGTAGATTGGACAGCCCCTCCGGTAGCCCGCCAGGCCCGGGTGATCCAACTGGGCTGAAAATGCAATGAATCCAAGTTGCACAAGATTGCTGCTTATCCTTTGATTCTTGTGGTGTGGTTGCATAACATTATGTAAAAGACTGCGAATTACGTGTACATTATAATGTAAAATTACTTCAGCTTTCTTGTGTAGGTATATATCTCCCGCTACAACTTGGGGAGAAATTATGACCTGGATCTATTCAATTTCTTCATGATACATTATTTTCCCATCTCTAGATATTAGCGAATAAAAGAGTTATGATACTTAAGATACTCACATGACGACTAGGCTCGTTTTGGCTCTGACCGGAGGTAGGTCTATCACCCATGATGAAATTATTTCGGAGATAGTTTTTATCTGCCAAGAAGTCAACCAGAAAACATTTACCGtcagaatgtttttttttttcctagggcCGTCATATAACAGAGCATCAAAGTGaagaattgaaaaaacaaagctTGGACCGTTCTGATTGGATGTTGATAGGGCATCAGCTAAGATTATGGTATTCCCCAGTTAAGTTATCATGTCTATTTTCATTGTAACAGAAAAGAATATCGTTTCAGTGCATATAAATACTTTAAGTGAAAATGACACTTCGATTGTCAGGCAGAATTCGACGAATATAATGAACATAAAGAGCGTGAGGCAATGCCATTGGAGGATAGGTTGGAGCGACTCAGGTCTGGGTTTTCCCACAATGTCGTGTTTCAATATGAAGGAAGCGACAAAGCTTTCGTCGTGCACGATACGATTTTAGATGCATATTTATCAGACGTATGAATACAGACGAATTGGGTTGACGCCATTTCAAAGATCTTCACTATCGTTGATGTGTTTTAGGgcgagtgtttttttttttctatttacacCAAGAATGTCTCTTTGCTTTAATGCAATGGCAATTGCCTGACGAAGTCAGccttatcaacaacaaaaaaaaaaatagataaacgaACTGAAGTATTACAAGGGAACATTTTCTTTTGCAGAGCTCTAGTAATCACAAATTCAGGTTGGATCAACTTTGATTTGACATGCATGCGACAAGTAAGGCTTTGcattatcaaaaataaaattaattCTAATAATTTTCATAGTCTTCTGTAAAGCAGATATGAAATAGCATAGTCAGATAAAGGGACGTATCCTTAAACCATGCGAAAGGTATCCGGTCACTAGGAATCCAACAAACGATCAACGGTTCgggttcgtgtgtgtgtgtggatgtgtgtgtgggtgtttgtttgtttgtttgttttttcttcttgttttcagTTGATAAACGACGATTAATTGAAAAACATTCCAATAACAAATAACATAATAACACAATGTCCAGAATATCAAACCATTAACTATTCGCCACTCAGAATctcaacacaaacacacacacacacacacgcacgcactacagatatgtataaatgtatgtattcatataatatatatatatatattgtaaatgttGACACTATATCAAAACATAGAAAGACAAGATGGTTCAGATATATGAGtactctttatttcttttttcaatctaCGCCTAACATTCTAAATTTACTAATCAATCAATGCAATAATTCCAAAATGACTTTGAAAATACTCGGAATTTTACGTCATTTACTGATGAGTGTACCGCTGTGATTGGcttcttaaccctaactaggcgggggggggggaattaaaatcaatcaataacatattttcttgttgggaacaatgtcgcggacaaatttcatcgaaaaaacaatgaaaaacataaagtcgagaaaacaaagaaatacataagaaattcaaaaaacaatacaatacttcagaaatttttttctgttggcacaattttttctcttacatttgctaaggacactaaaaagaatatttacacaaaaatgtgcctgttttgagctttatttagtgatttataccaaattgtctgatttcatgcatcattatgtataaattagcataatttagcataaatgataattttgtataaaaaaaattaacttcatggtactttagattacgtcataggcaatgtatgtgccaatttccgtcgcgatcgcgcggccGACGGCCGAAATTTGGAGGGGGGCCTccgattccccccccccccccacaccggCTTTATCATTttcctaaatagcccggcctagttagggtagAAAACTGTAACAAATTCTTATTGTTTAGAGGCCGCTATCCAAGTCAAGCAAACTACTTATCGCTAACAGTCTCCTCCACCTGTATATTTTAAGACACTATAAAATATATGTACTACACACctaatcatttatttgtttttattattatcgttTATATTTAAATTAGAAAATGCTTGATTTTGTTACACTGACTTCTTTCTTACAGgggaagaaacaaaacaaactataaaTGAAAATCTATAGTACTAATATGTATTAGCATGATTGGAAAAATTTCATCACCTTATGTTTGCACtggcattttgaaaattcttgTCAGAGAATTAAGAAAACAAGATATAATTTACGAGACTAGAAGTAGTATTTTCTCTCTAAATCCTATAATTTGCCAATCGTAGATACGGAATGTTGCTCTTTAGTCAATTTCttgaatttttgtgttttcatagAAGAAAATTAACTtcaaaaaagagaaggaaacaCTGCACTTACTTCAGACAATTCTAATATAAATATGATACATGAAGCGCTTTGACGAGATCTATCATTTAAGCACAGTCCCCAAAGAGTAAACCCTACTGCTTATCAATATTGTGGTTCCTATTTTTCATGAGCATACAAACGGATTAAAATACCGTTATTGATCGAACGAATCAATGGTAATGCAAAATGCAGTACCAGACGATAATATCAACTTATCATCATCCATTGGGAATACATCGTAACTGCTAAATTTGCTCGTATGCAAACCAAATGATTATAAACTCGGTTACCACCCAAGCTTGGAGGACGCTCGACGTCCAGCAAGTGAGCTTTCTTCGACATCAAATTAAATAAACACCTAAAATGGATTGAATCGGCTGTATTCAGACTTTACTTCCATTGCCTTTCAATTACCAACATGTAATTGTAAATTACTTCTCGGTACATAACACAACTGCGAAATGCAAGGTATAAAGCACGATTATCAAAGCTCCTCTCTTTATACTCTGTCACCGGTGGCATGAGAGTGAACGTTTGAAAtgctttgcatttgatttaATCGCACTGAGAACACATAGTGCTTCTATCAGaattcacagtttttttttccttcttcttctgtttccTCCTTCTCAGAAGAATGAAGAGTTGCTACCAGCTGCCGctccataacatttttttttttcaatcctgctagccgtttttttttttttttttttttttttttttttttttttttgtcccgtAAAGGTACATCTTTCTCCGGCGATGTTGTTCATGTGCTTCTAACAGTCTACTAGCCGCCACGGAGTCGTAGATGGGTCTGCACGGTGTCACCCTCCCTGATTCCGGCATCCCACAAACTGGCTGGGCCGCTAAGTTGGCTACCTTGGAATGTTACATACATTTGGTTCTGTGAGAATCGGAGGTGGTCAGCAACCAAGCGAACGAAATTGTCTTGACTCATTCCCAGTGGAACGTTTAGTTTTAATGTCTCTCGTCGATCGGGCCTTTGCACATGAACGGGgacctgttgaaaaaaaaaaaagttgtaactAGGGCTTATTAAAAGAGGAAATGAAGCGACCATCCAATGTATTTGCAGTATTTTTTGTGGCTATTCCCCTCACGCACAAGAGTGCCGCAAATTATGTCATTCTTATGACAGCAATTGTTATACTTAACACATTGAAAAGTCACAATACTAACTGGTTGTAAAAGAAACATAATGTTGAAGGAACCCGAGTAAAGAGAAAAGCAATTAAAGTATTAATAATCTAACCTTAAGAACGAAAATGTAGACACCTATCATATCATGGCACTTAAATCATCACTATTGCCAATGTAGTTTAATCACGTATTGCAGTTctaaatctctctctctttttccttgGTAACTGTGATTTGCTTCAAATCTTGATATTACCAAGGTACCGTCCCTTCTGGAAATAGCAAGAAAACACGCAGCTGCATCATTATAGTATCGCGCACGAGTGTCATTACTTACCGGTTTCTTTAGATGTGGCTCGTTGATGATGCCTCCTGGTGGCGGAACTTGTTTAGAAGTCATTGTTGCTGAAATGTTGGTAGCTGTCTTCAAAATTTAGGATATGAAAATCACTTCGGTCCCTCACTGTGTCGATCTGTGTCTAATCTGTGTTTTATCTGATCTAGGAGCTCCCTTTATAGTAAAAGCCGACGCCCTAATTGGGTATGACGTCTCACTGCAGTTTGGGGATTTCCACTTCGAGATTTTTCGAATTTTCTCGAGACATTAAAGACAATCagaacaacaatgaaaatgaagaattcTAATACTAGAATTAAACAGCGTTGATATCAATATCGCAATTTAACGTGTATACTTTGTTAGTTGTaagcattgtatttttttttaccaaactaAATGTTACTGAGATGTTTTTCACAAATTTACCTCTGCCTGTTGAAGCTACATATTTGGCTGACGTTGGTATCGTAACGTAATAATAGCTAATAAGTTATCTCTGGTTTTTCGTGGggttttcatttaattttgtaatatcattcacaattttgaatgatattgcAAAATTGGATctaacagacaaaaaaaaagttaaagaaagaTCTTCGTTATCACTTTGAACTAAAGTGGAACGGCATATTTGACGTTATTTTAGTTATTATCTTGCTTTGGAAAGCGTGTTATACCCCGAAGTATGAAATCAAATTGATGATGTCTCTTTCAGGACTAAGTCCTGAAAAAGAGGATCTCATATCCTGTCAAAACTTCAGTGCTCTAGGAGACTGTACGGTCCAAAGGAAATAAGATGTTGGAGCGGAGATAGTATCCGCTTTGATCATCGGAAACTACGCCAATCACTAATATTATGATAAATGTGAGGAGCTGCTCAGACAAGGTatacgatatatatatacatatatatatatatatatatatatatatatatatatatatatatatatatatatatatataagatgacGAAGTGGGGTACTAATgtatttcagtccaacagtgctatttattcagaccaaattttcgacgaatacataCGTATTGACAAGACGAGGAAGACGTatatattcgtcgaaaatttggtctaaATAgttagcactgttggactgaaatgcattactacCCTACTTCGTTACcttttctgtactggtaccaacacgcggactacaagtatcattttacatacatagatatacatttatattgcTTTTCCTTAATATAGTTTAAGTTGGGCATATGAACGACAAACTTGACTGTTTGGACTTATCGATGCACTGTGTCTTTCAGTTTCAATCAATGCTACCAAAGCAGTTCCCTAGTTCCCCTTgaagcacgcacacacacacacacacacacacacacacacacacacatgcagagagacagacagacagacagagaggcgAGGGAGGGAAGGACCATTGCACAATAGTGCACTAGCGATACGCTACGGCTGACACGAGTATTACTTTGTCGCTGAGGAAGTCAGAGTGCTCTACGAGATACTATTCATCGGCTAAATATAGAACTCAGCAGATAATTTATGCGCGAACTGTGGACTGTACGCAAATATTCGTCACTGCAAATCATAATCGATCCATACTTGTCTATCGATTCTGATGTGCCTCTTTCGCGAAATACGAAATGAAGCTTCAGCCCATGTGCCTCTCACGAAATGAAGCTTCAGCCTTATCGATAGCCCAATTGTTtaagtttgtctgttttttagTCAAACCTGTTGATATTATGTGTAATGACTGGCTCCATTTGAGCTTCTTTCTGTATacatttttgtatctttttcaaTGAAAGAGACTGAGATGATCATTTTTCAACTGCGGAATTAAATGtttgtgcatgcacacacacagaagtACATCAGCGCACACTCCCCCAACGCAATAAACTCACATTAGATGTTATGAAATACATAGTTTAGCAAACAGTCGGTAACGAACTTTATTGGAACTTCAACTGCTACCACTTAGTCTTATCATAACCATTTCCTTCCAATGATAcattcataaacattttgtaccTATGCTTTTTGAGAGGTTTGTTGTTTTAGTAGTGTCATAATTGTTATTAAAGTACGACATTAATTGACATAGTAATCCGACATGACACATCATACATAAAAAATCTACCAATACCTGTAAATTGCATGAAGGCAGAAATTTGGTCACAGAAGCACAGTCTGAGGTAATTGGGTAACCTGttttaaagttatgaattgtatGAAAATTCAGTTCTGCAGTCGCAGGGTAAGACGACTACGACAGACTGTGGTGTCATGGAAAACGATTTGAATGTTATGTCATGTTCGTAACTAGACTCTAATTTCGTATTATTTTGGGCACATGTAGTATACTACGACATCGCCTCTTTGTGGACATCGGTACTTTAATGAATGGGTGCCCTACACTGTAATAACATGTTAGGGATatgaaacatttgttttttccgatattcaaattcaaattcaaatctcCGACTCCCTTCCGTGATAGGAATCGTGTCTGCGAAACAATCTGAGTTTAACATAGCAAACAGTACTTGTATTTGTACTTGTTATTTGTACTTGTTATTTTATCTTTTACCGATGTCAATCACCAGAAAGTAAGTggaaatgtgtaattttttcccctttttcggGTGGGAGGAGGCTTGACAAAATGCcaacaagataaaacaaaatgagtCTTATCAATTTTAGCTTCAATTTCTATGTTTCGGGTCACTGTACACGTATAATAGTATCTCATTACACCCCATACGCATTACAATTGCCGTATACTACTTACAGCATTATTCAAATAGCAAGAACGCACACGTGCCTAGTCGTCAACCAACCTGTTGGAGTCTAGTAAATGAAAATACACCGGTAAATTTTGTGTCAGATTGTTACTGCATACTTGATCTAGGTGGAATTATACAATTAAACGACAAAGGGCAGGCAGAAACTAGTGGGGTGGGGGTCGGTATTTTGgccaataagaacaaaagaacGCCGATCTTTTACACGTGCGAGAGAGTCTCATATCCATACCTACCGTAGTATGAGTGTCATAAATGCTTacataaaaaatacattaaaaaacttAGACTTGTAGAGAAATAAGGAAAGGGAAACGCCAACTCTAAATTATAAAATATCTGCTAAAGACATTTAATCGAATTGTGTATTGTTGACGCCGATACTGGATCATCATTTAATTcggtggttttgttttgttttgttttgttttaaactcTGATTAGTATGAATAGAATCAGTGTCACTGTAGCCGGGTATTTGGGGTTCATGATTCAAGATTCGAATTTATAtacacttccatcaaataaacaaagaaattatgtacattgcatatgtacaggatatttgtaataattgctgAATGTGATTTGACAAAGTACATATAATAATGAGTAGCAAATGAAAAAACGAAATTATAtcttcgttatatatatatatatatatatatatatatatatatagagagagagagagagagagcgtataatacaagttaaCTAAGGATGGGGATGGAAATGAGAAGCAAAGCTTGCAcgatgggaccctcagaaaatacacaagacagcaatataaaacaaaatgaaaccaaCTGATCTCAACTGACATGGAATCAAAATAACTGggaagggaaagagaaagaaaaaaagaaagaagaaaacaaaagtggTTGAAGTGGTATGTAGTGAAATGTATAGGAGGAGCCGGCATTGTTGTTATTGGATCGTTCGGATGacatgttggtgtgtgtgtgtgtgtgtgtgtgtgtgtatgtgcgtgtgtgtgtgtgtgtgtgtatacatgttaCTGGGGAAATACGTGGGGATGGTAGGGGctaggtagatgtagttaggtTATAGTAGACTACTGGTTAAGAGGTTAGGCAGGAATATGGTTTATACACAtatggttgttttgttttg
The Diadema setosum chromosome 21, eeDiaSeto1, whole genome shotgun sequence DNA segment above includes these coding regions:
- the LOC140244572 gene encoding uncharacterized protein, with the protein product MTSKQVPPPGGIINEPHLKKPVPVHVQRPDRRETLKLNVPLGMSQDNFVRLVADHLRFSQNQMYVTFQGSQLSGPASLWDAGIREGDTVQTHLRLRGG